The genomic segment CTTAACTTAGTTTTGGATATTTTATTCTAATTGATGTGACAATAAATTTCAAGGCCTTACACTCATCCTCCCTTTAAATAGATTTTGTCCCGAAATCGAAATGGTAATAATGTTATGACCATGTATTTGCaacaaataacaataaaattcataccTAATTGAACAACTGAGGATATAACTGGCGCATTCTACTCTCTAATTCCCAAGTAGACTCTCCAAATCCATGACGAGACCATTGAACACGTACTAGGGTAATTGTTTTGTTACGCAAAATTTTTTCTTTCTGATCCAAAATACAAATTGGTTGCTCGACATATGCTAGAGTTGGGTCTAATTCAACTTCATCTGGCGGCAGAACATGATTTGGATCTGGTTCATACTTTCGTAGCatggaaacatgaaacacattatgaattcttgataatgctggtggtAATGCCAACCGATATGCCAAACTTCCCACACGTTCTAGAATTTCGTATGGACCAATGTAGCGCAGTGATAATTTTCCTTTCATGCCGAATCGAACCTTTCCTCTGAATGGTGAAATTTTTAGGAATACCCGATCtcatttattgaattcaagcgGCCTTCGTCGTCGATctgcataactcgcttgtcggtCTTGAGCAGAATTTATTCGTTTTCTAAtcaaatggattttatcattcatttcctgtatcagtTCTGGCCCAGTCAGTTGCTTTTCACCTATCTCATCTCAAAATAGTGGTGATCTACATTTTTTTCCATATAAGGCTTCAAATGATGCCATTCCAATACTACGTTGGAAACTGTTATTGTATGAGAATTCTACAAGTGATAAAGCATCTTGCCATCCAACATGAAAATCCATAATAACAGTGCGAAGCATATCTTCCAGAGTTTGAATAGTTCGTTAAGACTGGCCGTCAGTttgtgggtgatatgcagtactcatagccaatcTTGAACCTAATGCTTCTTGAAAACTTACCCAAAATTTCGAAGTAAATCTGGGCTCTCTATCAGAAACAATGGTGACAGGAATTCCATGAAGTCTCATTATATTGTCAATATAGAGACGAGCCATTTTGCTATAAGTGTATGTCCTTTCGTACGGAAtaaaatatgcagattttgataggcgatccactataacccataTAGAATCACATCCTCTTgaagaacgaggtaaatgagtaaCAAAAACCATTGCAATatgctcccaattccatttcggaatTTCGAGACTTCGAAGGAgtcctccgggtttcttcctctcagctttgacTTGTTGACATGTGAGACATCTAGACACGAATTCAGATATTTCTTTCTTCATtcttttccaccaaaactggaGTTTCAAACATGCATACATTTTCTTTCCTCCTGGATGGATACTGTAACGGCTGCAATGGGCCTCCTCTAAAAGTTCTAGTCGCAAACCTGATTTTTCAGGAACAACTAGACGACCATTTAATCGTAGGGAATCATCGGCAACTATTTCAAATCCTGATTTGTGGCCATTGAGGACCAACTGTCTGGATTTCAGAATTTGTGCATCAGTCTTTTGTGCCTCCTTAATCCGAGAAATTAATTCGGGCTCAATCTGTACCGCAACAACATTGACGTGCTCATCATTAATAATGATATTCCATCCCGatgtataaatatcttcatgAAGTTGTGAAATTCGGACTGAAGTCATAATGACATCTTGGACTTTTCGACTGAGTGCATCAGCTGTGACGTTCACTTTTCCAGACTGATACTGattctcacaatcataatctttaagaAGGTACATCCATCTGCGTTGTCTTATATTCAGGTCCGACTGAGAGAataaatacttcaggcttttttGGTCGGATAGGATCACAAACTTTTCTCCACATAAATAGTGACGCCAAATTTTTAAggcaaacacaatggcagctaattctagatcatgaactTGATACTTGCTCTCGTGGGGTTTTAGCAGCCGAGAAGCGTAGGCAATCACTTTTCCgtgttgcatcaaaacacaacctaaGCCCTTTAATGATGCATCCGTGCAAAGAGTGAAACCACCCGAACCAGATGGAAGAGTAAGAACTGGTGCagtggtcaatctctttttcaactcaagaaaacttgATTCACATTCATCAGACCAAATGAATTTCACATTTTTCTGTGTTAGGCGGGTAATCCGTTTAGCGATTTTTGAAAATCCTTCGATGAAtcgacggtaataaccagctaagcccatgaaacttcGAATTTCAGGAACATTTGTTGTTCTAGACCAATTAATCATTGCTTCTACTTTGCTTGGATCAACTGAGATCCCAAACCGTAATATGACATGACCTAAGAACACCACACgatctagccaaaactcacattttgacaatttagcataaatTTGTTCTTTGCGAAGTATTTGTAGGACAATTCTCAAGTGTTCAGCGTGTTCCTCttcagattttgaatatactaaaatatcatcaataaaaacgatAACAAATTGGTCAAGAAATTCCTTGGATATGcgattcattagatccataaatactgctggagcatttgtaACACAAAATGGCATTACCAGGAATTCAAAATGACCGTATCTTGTCTGGAATGTTGTCTTTGGTATATCTTCGTTTCGTACTCGCAATTgatgataaccggaacgcaaatgggtacttgttctttataGTAGCTTGGTTCAGTtgtcgataatcaatgcacaaccgcattgAACCATCTTTCTTGCGTACGAACAACACTGGGGCTCCCCatggtgatacactgggtctaatGTAGCCTTTATTCAGTAATTCTTGCAACTGTTCCTTCAACTCCTTTAATTCTAAAGGGGCCATTCGGTATTAGAAATAGGAGTTGTCCCAGAATTTAATTATATCGAGAATTCTATTTCCCTTGTTGGAGGAAATTCGGGTATTTCGTCGGGAAAAATATCTTGAAATTCATTCACAACTGGGATTTCAGACGATGTTGATTCTACTTTCTCGGTGTCGACAGTATACACAAGGTATCCTTCGTTCCATTGGGATAATAAATGTGACATTTCCAAGGACGATATCAGGGGAATTTTGGCACGTGAACCCTTGTCATAGAAATTCCATTTTGTCCCAAAGTTAGGACGAAAACGGACTATTCCATGAAAACAGTCAATGGTTGCACGATATATTGTCATTGTATCCATCCctactatacaatcaaaatcatgcatCAGTAGAATAATAAGGTTCAAATGTAGTTCATTATCTTCACAATTCAACACACAATCCAGTATCATTCGAGTAGACATGATGATCTTGCCCATCGGAGTAGCAACCGAAATTGATGTAGGTAGTAAAACAGGAATCAAAAAATGTGATGTACTGAATGattcagaaatgaatgaatgggaTGCACCAATGTCAAATAATACTCGTGCAAGATAACCAGAGACAAAGcaattacctgctatgacaCTTCCTGGAGCCTCCTGAGCTTGGTCTTCAGTAAGTGCAAAAACACGGGCCTGGGGTTGGCTTGAGAAATTACGACTTCCCGAGGTTTGTTGCGGTGGTGCATATGACTGCTGCAAGGATTTGGCAGATGCTGTACCTCTTCCGGTACTAGATCCTCCACGAAATCCTCCTTGGAATGGTTGTGAAATATTTTTCTTGGATGGGAAAACCCTTGCATAATGACCTTCCTGACCACATTCCCGACAAGAGCCATAAACCCCGACACATTGTTCACTAAAATGCCTGCCTCCACAACGGTCACTATAGGGACCAGAATAAGTTGTTATTTGAGATTCACCCTGTTTGAAGATAACCACTAGAATTAGAAGAAACTGATCCAGATTCCTTGAACATCTTTCCTTtagctttcaaatttttttgggTGGTTAATCTGTTATCGGTAGGAACAAACGAAGCACTTCCCCTCTTAAGTCCAGCTTCTGCATTTTTTGCGCTTTCGACTGCCTCCACAAATCCAGTAGGTAGTCCCAACACGACATAAGTATAAATGTTGTTGTTTATTCCATTCACGAAACGATTATATTTTGCTTTTGGGTTTGCTGCCACATGTGGTGCGTATTTTAGCATTGCAGTAAAAGTAGAGGCATATTCAGCTACAGACATATTCCATTGTCGTAGGCTGTTGAACTCATTCTCTTTTTTGGTATAGAAAGATGGTGGAGAAAATTGTTCAGTGAATTGAGTTTTGAAGACAGTCCAACTTACCTCGATTCCTTGTTCATCAAGTCCCATCTTGGCGGCTTCCCACCAATCTCTCGCACGATCCTTCAGTTGGTATAATGCAAGCTTATACTTTTGATTATCAGTATATTCCATTAAACTGAACAGGTACTCAATATCTTTAAGCCATGATTCAGATTTTTCAGCATCCTCAGTACCAAAGAATCTTGTGGGACGCAATTTTCGGAATCTTGAAACAATCTCATCCATCGTGATTTGTACAAATTGATCAACAAACTGCTCCACTGGATTTTCTTCTGTCATAGGAGTTTCTATATATATCCTAGGACGACCACGACCGCCTCCACTTCCTCGTCCTCTTGTAGCCATCTATAAAGgccaataaataaatatatacacaagAAATATTATCAATGTACTATATAAATctacaaacataaaatatatagGTGCATAAAGgcaattaattaattttcacGTAACTCTCGTGAGACCATAAGCTTATGGAAGCATTTCCACCTATACTTCGATACTTTGAGCAATTTCCCAGTtatttgctctgataccactaagtGTGGGTCCCTTGATTCTCAACAATAattatcatatattattttatttaattaccgTTTTAACTTAGCAGCGGagaatgaaattttaaaatttaatgtcAACGTGGGCCCAGACAGTTCGTTTCAAAAGATATTCAATATTATAtagtataaaaatataatacgtATAATTATTAGCTGAGACACTGAAATTAACATGTTTACTAAattcatataaatatttatattgttaATATTTGTCTTTAACCAAAACGCATATCATCCCTGATTAGTTCAACGTCATACCATTTTACATATTAGTGCTCGAATAAATATTACATAACAAAATATACCGAgcctaattatatatatatatatatatttgtgcatCTTTATTTTAGCTCCTCCCTCACAGCATCTGAATCGGCCCGTATACTGACCAAGTCACCCTTACTGAGAAGTATGATAAAATGGGGTCTGTCCCCATCACTAACATCAACCCAGGGCAATCGTAAAAGATCTCCTCTACTAGTGCTAATGCTCCATCTATGAACATGATAGTATAAGTGCTTTCCTCATACGGCTCCTCACTCAGAAGTACGATGGATGCCATGTTGCCCTGATTATCAAACACACACAGAAGATAATCGCCCCGAGGGGTAAGCAATAGCCCAGTATGAAAATACCGaaataaaaacaacatgaattgtAACGAATGATACatgtatgcaatgcatgatcagggTATATACACATGCACGGGAAATAAGTATAGCGGAAGCTGCACAATCAGTAAATACAGCAAATAACAGCTCAATCAACAGGCAAGGCTCGGCTACACTGCCGTAGCGACCACTCCTCCCCAGTCTACTACCGTGTGCCGGTCAGCTCGCCCAGGACTACGGACGTACTGCGCCTTATCGGCCTACAACATCTCTCGGGCTAGTCGCAGCTCCGTACCATCCAAACAATCTCCTCGAATCCAAACACCATGTCGAAGGAAGTAAAAACTGGAATCGAGGCACAATATGCAATGCAATGTCATGTCATGCATCAGTGCTACATATATAGAAAATAAGTGtgtgtaaaatatttttgttttagtGCATCGATGTTGTGTAATGTCACAAATAATCCATGTAAACAATTTAATGTCATGTAATTCACGTTCAACAAATATCAAACTTTAC from the Primulina eburnea isolate SZY01 chromosome 3, ASM2296580v1, whole genome shotgun sequence genome contains:
- the LOC140827208 gene encoding uncharacterized protein, with protein sequence MASIVLLSEEPYEESTYTIMFIDGALALVEEIFYDCPGLMLVMGTDPILSYFSVRMATRGRGSGGGRGRPRIYIETPMTEENPVEQFVDQFVQITMDEIVSRFRKLRPTRFFGTEDAEKSESWLKDIEYLFSLMEYTDNQKYKLALYQLKDRARDWWEAAKMGLDEQGIEVSWTVFKTQFTEQFSPPSFYTKKENEFNSLRQWNMSVAEYASTFTAMLKYAPHVAANPKAKYNRFVNGINNNIYTYVVLGLPTGFVEAVESAKNAEAGLKRGSASFVPTDNRLTTQKNLKAKGKMFKESGSVSSNSSGYLQTGHFSEQCVGVYGSCRECGQEGHYARVFPSKKNISQPFQGGFRGGSSTGRGTASAKSLQQSYAPPQQTSGSRNFSSQPQARVFALTEDQAQEAPGSVIAGNCFVSGYLARVLFDIGASHSFISESFSTSHFLIPVLLPTSISVATPMGKIIMSTRMILDCVLNCEDNELHLNLIILLMHDFDCIVGMDTMTIYRATIDCFHGIVRFRPNFGTKWNFYDKGSRAKIPLISSLEMSHLLSQWNEGYLVYTVDTEKVESTSSEIPVVNEFQDIFPDEIPEFPPTREIEFSI